The proteins below are encoded in one region of Sphaerodactylus townsendi isolate TG3544 linkage group LG06, MPM_Stown_v2.3, whole genome shotgun sequence:
- the LOC125434618 gene encoding olfactory receptor 5V1-like, translated as MYYFLSHLSCLDICISSVTVPQILVNFLHQQQTISYNECMAQMFFLISFMGAEGGLLAICKPLHYSRLINTKVCTILAVATWIWGFLDSALLTALNTRLEFCGVNQIHHIFCDLPPLMKIACNDAHINEVADHISGLFMGVGPLLVIIFSYVFILSSILKIRSTTGKHKAFSTCASHLTVVFIYYGNALLNYQRPRAGYSLATGTLVSIMFCVITPMLNPIVYSLRNKEVKEALKKAVESWGPPGHCHSRS; from the coding sequence ATGTATTATTTCCTCAGCCATCTCTCCTGCTTAGATATTTGCATCTCCTCGGTCACCGTCCCCCAAATCCTGGTGAACTTCTTGCACCAGCAACAGACCATCTCCTACAACGAGTGCATGGCCCAGATGTTCTTCCTCATCTCTTTCATGGGAGCAGAGGGTGGCCTGCTGGCCATCTGTAAACCTCTGCATTACTCCCGCCTCATAAACACCAAGGTGTGCACCATACTGGCCGTTGCCACTTGGATCTGGGGTTTTCTAGACTCCGCTCTTTTAACAGCTCTAAACACCAGGTTGGAGTTCTGTGGAGTCAACCAGATTCATCACATCTTCTGTGATCTTCCTCCACTGATGAAAATTGCTTGCAATGATGCACACATCAATGAAGTGGCAGATCACATATCAGGACTTTTTATGGGTGTGGGGCCCCTCCTGGTCATTATTTTCTCATACGTTTTCATCCTGTCCTCCATCTTGAAGATTCGTTCCACTACTGGCAAGCACAAAGCCTTTTCCACTTGTGCGTCTCACCTCACGGTTGTCTTCATTTACTATGGGAACGCACTACTGAACTATCAGAGGCCACGTGCTGGTTACTCCTTGGCGACTGGCACTTTGGTCTCCATTATGTTCTGTGTAATCACCCCAATGCTGAACCCCATCGTTTACAGCCTCCGCAACAAGGAGGTGAAAGAGGCCCTGAAGAAGGCAGTGGAAAGCTGGGGGCCACCTGGACACTGTCACTCTAGAAGTTAG
- the LOC125434548 gene encoding olfactory receptor 5V1-like, which produces MSFELSLGIRNQTQVVEFVLLGFSGILYGQSYLALAFLAIYLVTVLGNLMIFTMIQLKSSLHTPMYYFLSHLSCLDICLSSVTVPKIMVNLLLQQQTISYNQCMAQMFFLMTFTGAEAALLAVMAYDRYAAICKPLHYSRLVNTKVCTVLAFATWFWGFLNSALHTALSTRLDFCGINQIHHIFCDLPPLMKMACSDTHINEVADHMAGVFVSGGPFVFIIFSYVFILFSILKIQSTTGKRKAFSTCASHLTVVFIYYGNGILNYQGPSGGYSVATGTLVSIMFCVITPMLNPLIYSLRNKEVKGALKKAAESWRKSKHHHSIS; this is translated from the coding sequence ATGAGTTTTGAGCTCTCCCTGGGAATCAGGAATCAGACGCAGGTGGTGGAATTTGTCCTCCTGGGGTTCTCTGGCATTTTGTATGGTCAAAGTTATCTCGCCTTGGCATTCTTGGCCATCTACTTGGTCACTGTACTGGGGAACCTGATGATATTTACTATGATTCAACTGAAATCCAGCCTCCACACCCCCATGTATTATTTCCtcagccacctctcctgcttAGATATTTGCCTCTCCTCTGTCACCGTCCCTAAGATCATGGTGAACCTCCTGCTCCAACAACAGACCATCTCCTACAACCAGTGCATGGCCCAGATGTTCTTCCTGATGACTTTCACAGGGGCAGAGGCTGCACTGCTGGCTGTCATGGCCTACGACCGCTACGCCGCCATCTGTAAACCTCTGCATTACTCCCGCCTCGTGAACACCAAGGTGTGCACCGTACTGGCCTTTGCCACTTGGTTCTGGGGCTTCTTAAACTCTGCTCTGCACACGGCTCTAAGCACCAGGCTGGACTTCTGTGGAATCAACCAGATTCATCACATCTTCTGCGATCTCCCTCCACTGATGAAAATGGCTTGCAGCGACACACACATCAATGAAGTGGCAGACCACATGGCAGGAGTTTTTGTGTCTGGGGGGCCCTTCGTGTTCATCATTTTCTCATATGTCTTCATCCTGTTCTCCATCTTGAAGATTCAGTCCACTACTGGCAAACGCAAAGCCTTTTCCACTTGTGCGTCTCACCTCACGGTTGTCTTCATTTACTATGGAAATGGGATCTTGAACTATCAGGGGCCAAGTGGTGGTTACTCAGTGGCGACGGGCACTTTGGTTTCCATCATGTTCTGCGTAATCACCCCGATGTTGAACCCCCTCATCTACAGCCTCCGAAACAAGGAGGTGAAGGGGGCCCTCAAGAAGGCAGCAGAAAGCTGGAGGAAGTCTAAGCATCACCACTCTATAAGCTAG
- the LOC125434551 gene encoding olfactory receptor 5V1-like — MGIKNQTQVVEFVLLGFSGIPNGYIYLFLPFLAIYLVTVLGNLTICIMIQLDSSLHTPMYYFLSHLSCLDICISSVTVPQILVNFLRQQQTISYNECMAQMFFLVSFTGAEGALLAVMAYDRYAAICKPLHYSRLMNTKVCTVLAFAAWVWGFLDSVLQTALSTRLDFCGVNQIHHIFCDLPPLMKMACNDVHINEVADHMGGVFVGGGPFVFIVFSYVFILSSILKFRSTIGKRKAFSTCASHLTVVFIYYGNALLNYQGPSAGYSLATGILVSVMFCVITPVLNPIIYSLRNKEVKGALKKAVESWRPSGHHHSQS; from the coding sequence ATGGGAATCAAGAATCAAACACAAGTGGTGGAATTTGTCCTCCTGGGTTTCTCAGGCATTCCGAATGGCTACATCTACCTCTTCTTGCCATTTTTAGCCATCTACTTGGTCACTGTGCTGGGGAACCTCACGATATGTATTATGATTCAGCTGGACTCAAGTCTCCACACCCCCATGTATTATTTCCtcagccacctctcctgcttAGATATTTGCATCTCCTCTGTCACCGTCCCACAAATTCTGGTGAACTTCTTGCGCCAGCAACAGACCATCTCCTACAACGAGTGCATGGCCCAGATGTTCTTCCTTGTCTCTTTCACGGGGGCGGAGGGTGCTCTTTTGGCTGTCATGGCCTACGACCGCTATGCCGCCATCTGTAAACCTCTGCATTACTCCCGCCTCATGAACACCAAGGTGTGCACCGTACTGGCCTTTGCCGCTTGGGTCTGGGGTTTTCTAGACTCCGTTCTACAGACAGCTCTAAGCACCAGGTTGGACTTCTGTGGAGTCAACCAGATTCATCACATCTTCTGCGATCTCCCTCCACTGATGAAAATGGCTTGCAATGATGTACACATCAATGAAGTGGCAGACCACATGGGAGGagtttttgtgggtggggggccATTTGTGTTCATTGTTTTCTCATATGTCTTCATCCTGTCCTCCATCTTGAAGTTTCGTTCCACTATTGGCAAACGCAAAGCCTTTTCCACTTGTGCGTCTCACCTCACTGTAGTTTTCATTTATTATGGAAACGCACTACTGAACTATCAGGGTCCAAGTGCTGGCTACTCCTTGGCAACTGGCATTTTGGTCTCCGTCATGTTCTGCGTCATCACCCCAGTTCTGAACCCCATCATCTACAGCCTCCGCAACAAAGAAGTGAAGGGGGCCCTGAAGAAGGCGGTGGAAAGCTGGAGGCCATCTGGACACCACCACTCTCAAAGTTAG